The following proteins come from a genomic window of Amaranthus tricolor cultivar Red isolate AtriRed21 chromosome 14, ASM2621246v1, whole genome shotgun sequence:
- the LOC130799452 gene encoding secreted RxLR effector protein 161-like, with protein sequence MDQCKEVNTPMSTTLSLDQDINGKSVDQKTYRGMIGSLLYLTASRPDIMFSVCLCARFQANPKESHLTAVKRIFRYLYGTKDFGLWYPSCGNFSLIGFSDADYAGYKVDRKSTSGSCQFLGNSLISWYSKKQNSVALSTAEAEYIAAGACCSQILWIAQQLRDLGIDFKGIPIRCDNTSAICITKNPVQHSRTKHIEVRHHFIRDHVEKGNISLSFISTENQLADIFTKPLSADRFAYIRMELGMLNDVA encoded by the coding sequence atggatcaatgtaaagaagttaatacgcctatgagtacaacactaagtttggaccaagatataaatggtaagagtgttgatcaaaagacttatagaggtatgattggttctttattgtatttaactgctagtcgtcctgatatcatgtttagtgtttgcttatgtgctcgttttcaagctaacccaaaagaatctcacttaacagcagttaagagaatctttagatatttatatgggactaaagactttggtctatggtaccctagctgtggaaattttagtttgattggtttttcagatgctgattatgctggatataaagttgatagaaaaagcacctcaggatcgtgtcagttcttaggaaattcattgatctcttggtattctaaaaagcaaaattcagttgctttatctacagctgaagctgaatacatagctgccggtgcatgttgctctcaaattttatggattgctcaacaacttagagaccttggaattgatttcaaaggcataccaataagatgtgataatacaagtgcaatttgtattacaaagaatcctgtgcaacattctcgtacaaaacacattgaggtacgtcaccattttataagggatcatgttgaaaaaggtaatatttctttatcttttatatctactgaaaatcaattagcggatatatttacaaaacctttaagtgctgatcgttttgcttatatacgtatggaacttggcatgctaaatgacgttgcatga